The Theileria equi strain WA chromosome 2 map unlocalized gcontig_1105316255037, whole genome shotgun sequence genomic sequence TTTAAGACCCTACACTTTTTCTAGCAAACATAGTAATGCAGCACTGGGGAATTTTAACAAAGACTTTCCAAAGTCCCGCGCAGTTATTTCAAGTCGTCAGCATTATTCACTTGAGATAAATACATGTCCAGACTATGAGAATTGGCATATACCACTTGGACTTTATCAAGCCATTGAGGGAAGAAATAGGCTTTTTGAGTGTAAGCTCATAGAACCTGATGATTCTAAAATCCAGGTTATCCTGAAAGAATCACAAGAGGATataaatatcgcaaaaaatTGGTTAAAAACATATGGATATGCTGATTACTCAGATAATTatactactactactactactactacaAATGTCTCTAGCCAAACCgaatttatattttatacaCATGAACCAGAAGTAGCTTACCAAAGGTTTACAGAATCACAAAAAACTTGCTGGTTATGCATAAATTTGGAAGCTGTTAGTCAATGTGTTTCCAACTAGAATTCGTTAACTTCCACTGTTTAAATGGTGGGTCTATTTAAGCTTTATACTAGTTACATTTCAATGctatttataaaatgacCTTTTTCGAAAAGTTGGAAAAGAGGATATCCTCTGTCGACAGTATTCTATGCCTTGGCTTAGATCCTCGCGAATCTGAACTCGAAGATTTCTCAACATCAGAGCATTTTGATCTATTTTATGATCATTATGTTATTAAACAGAAGGAAGGAagttttaaaattacaGAAAGATCATCAATTTACGTACAACTTAGACTCTTTTGTCAATACATTTTGGATTCCACGATTGAACACGTATGCTGTGTAAAACCTAATTTGGCGTTCTTTATCGCGCATTTAGCTCAAGGAATTGAGGTATATAAGATTGATCAAGTTTCTATTTATCTCTATGTTACAGGCTTTACTAGATATTTGCCTTTACTTGAAAAAGTTGGAAATACCAGTTCTCATTGATGCAAAATTAGGAGACATCGGTTCAACCACGGAGTACTACaaaaaatttatatttgAAAGCCTCATGGCAGATGCCTGTACCATAAATGTGTTTCTGGGTACAGATGTCCTGCAAGCCATGACTACTAGCTCTGAAGGTGAATACAAGAATACAATTTTCGCATTGGCACTCTGTTCTAATCCATCATCCACAGAATTTCAAGGAGCTTTGTTGGCTAATACGAAGCCAATGTACATGGAGGTCGTGGAAAAGTGCGAAA encodes the following:
- a CDS encoding orotidine 5'-phosphate decarboxylase, putative (encoded by transcript BEWA_043340A); the protein is MTFFEKLEKRISSVDSILCLGLDPRESELEDFSTSEHFDLFYDHYVIKQKEGSFKITERSSIYVQLRLFCQYILDSTIEHVCCVKPNLAFFIAHLAQGIEALLDICLYLKKLEIPVLIDAKLGDIGSTTEYYKKFIFESLMADACTINVFLGTDVLQAMTTSSEGEYKNTIFALALCSNPSSTEFQGALLANTKPMYMEVVEKCETFLKGKSPHSLCGYVVGATYVDVIKDIRERYQNCYFLVPGIGTQGGDLHSVLSHGLNSKGRGLIVPISRAITNAKDPGQSAKHWKEEIRTCIQHLKKSN